The following are encoded together in the Lactuca sativa cultivar Salinas chromosome 1, Lsat_Salinas_v11, whole genome shotgun sequence genome:
- the LOC111915748 gene encoding protein SHI RELATED SEQUENCE 5 gives MSGLFSLGGGFGIGKDEEEQQHDHHNQEQEDSIITPNSLYLFKNEDIYSKGFELWQQYYQLHQHRQQNHHQQPPHYDLSVGGGCTGRRRSSTASGGVDDLCLNSNSSNNNNNNHHHLYASSWNFVDRSSGSGDETKVMRQTGYSIGGGDHGGGGSGSGGGGMNCQDCGNQAKKDCQHMRCRTCCKSRGFQCQTHVKSTWVPAAKRRERQQQLSSLTQQQQQQQQHHHNLGNQQLSLMMRGGGIDQNPKRLREDHQLMTTGGSGGGGGGVTLNLPSTHHHTTSSGFEVGHFPAEVSSPAIFRCVRVSAMDEAEEQLAYQTAVNIGGHLFKGILYDHGPEGRYNHPAGGGDSSSAGGAQHHQQLNLITSATMGIPAATSVNPHVTSIDPSSIYPAPLNAFMAGTQFFPPPRS, from the exons ATGTCGGGTTTGTTCTCACTAGGTGGAGGGTTTGGAATTGGTAAAGACGAGGAAGAACAGCAACATGATCATCACAATCAAGAGCAGGAAGATAGTATAATCACACCTAATAGTTTGTATTTGTTCAAGAACGAAGACATCTACAGCAAAGGATTCGAACTATGGCAACAATATTACCAGCTTCACCAGCACCGCCAGCAGAACCACCATCAGCAACCACCGCATTATGATTTGTCTGTCGGTGGTGGTTGTACAGGTAGGAGAAGAAGTAGCACGGCGAGTGGTGGTGTGGATGATCTTTGTCTTAACAGTaacagcagcaacaacaacaacaacaatcatcaTCATCTTTACGCGTCTTCGTGGAATTTCGTTGATAGATCAAGTGGAAGTGGTGACGAGACGAAAGTGATGAGGCAAACTGGGTATAGCATCGGTGGCGGAGAtcatggtggtggtggcagtggcagtggtggtggtgggatGAATTGTCAAGATTGTGGCAACCAAGCAAAGAAAGATTGTCAGCACATGCGGTGTAGAACTTGCTGCAAAAGCCGTGGGTTTCAATGTCAAACCCATGTCAAGAGCACCTGGGTTCCCGCAGCCAAACGCCGGGAACGTCAACAACAGCTCTCTTCGTTAACGCAACAAcagcagcaacagcaacagcatcACCATAATTTAGGGAATCAGCAGCTGAGTTTGATGATGAGAGGTGGTGGTATTGATCAGAATCCCAAGAGACTACGTGAAGATCATCAGCTAATGACCaccggtggtagtggtggtggtggtggtggtgtgacTTTAAATTTGCCTTCTACGCATCATCACACCACTTCTTCAG GGTTCGAAGTGGGTCATTTCCCGGCGGAAGTGAGTTCTCCGGCGATATTCCGGTGCGTTAGAGTGAGTGCAATGGACGAAGCGGAGGAGCAGCTAGCATATCAAACGGCAGTCAACATCGGAGGACATCTTTTCAAGGGAATTCTCTACGATCATGGTCCGGAAGGTCGATACAACCACCCAGCAGGTGGTGGTGATAGTTCCTCCGCAGGTGGCGCTCAGCATCATCAACAACTTAACCTCATTACTTCCGCCACGATGGGGATTCCCGCCGCCACCTCCGTCAATCCACATGTCACATCTATTGATCCTTCCTCCATATATCCAGCTCCTCTCAACGCTTTCATGGCGGGTACGCAATTCTTCCCACCACCAAGATCTTGA